TCCGTGCTCTCTCTCTTGCCGATACTTCTGATTTCGGCATCCTGAGAGTAATCGTGTCCGACTTTGAAACTGCGCAGAAAGTGCTTAAAGAAGCAGGCTTCACAGTTGGTAAAACCTCCGTTGTGGCAGTAGAAGTCGACGACCAGCCCGGCGGACTGCACAACCTGCTCGAAATGCTGCGCGGGTCCGGTATCAACGTGGAATACATGTACGCCTTCGTACATCAGTCCGGTGCCAATGCCGTAATTATCTTCCGCTTTGACCGCACCGATCAGGCAATTGAACTTCTCACTGAAAAGAATATCAAAATGCTTCCCAGCGAAGAACTTTGTAAGCTTTAAGAATGTCTCCGACGGCTGGGGAAGGGGAAAATCTTGCAAGAGTTCCCCTTCCCCAGCCCCCAGCCCCTTCAGAACCTTTTAGTATGCTTCGCATATAGCGCATTTAGGCGTCTTAGATTTAATCGCAATATCTTGGTTGATATTGCGTTTTTTTGCTACAATGCATTTTAATAAATAAAAATGGCGAAGCTTAATAAAAGGTTTTGGGATTCTTAAACCCTTTTGCAAAAGGGTTTAAGCCGCCGGAGGCAAAATCCATTCATCAAAAGTGCGAAGCGCATCAAATCTATGAATATCAAATTACTCAAACAAGAAGCCCCCTGCCGCTGGCGCATGGATAAATACGGCTCCATGCGAGTGGACGCTGTATTTTTTGGAGACAAAAACATTATCCTTGAACTGGACGATACCACAGTCTCGCAGGTGCGTGATGTGGCTTCACTTCCGGGCGTGGTCGGCCCGGTCTGCGCTATGCCGGACGCCCATTCCGGTTACGGCTTTCCCATCGGTGGGGTCGGTGCCTTTGATGAGAAACACGGGGTGGTTTCTGCTGGCGGGGTCGGTTTTGATATTTCCTGCGGCGTGCGTACCCTGACCACCGGACTGACCCGGCAGGACTTGATCACCTGCGATGAAAAACTTGAAGATTTGCTTTTTAAACAAATACCATCAGGAACGGGCGTTGGCGGTGATATTATCCTTGAAGGCGACCTGCTGGATGAAATGCTGCTCGGCGGTGCTTCTTGGGCGGTAGGTCAGGGCATGGGACAACCGGAGGACCTCGGCAGGATTGAGGGAAATGGCAGAAATGAATTTGCCGATCCGAAAAAAGTTCCGCAAAGGGCCAAACAACGTATGCGCAATCAGCTGGGATCGCTGGGTTCCGGCAACCACTATCTGGAAGTGCAGTATGTGGAAGAAATTTATGATGCGGCAAAAGCTGCGGCCTTCGGCGTCGGAATTGATGATGTGGTGGTCAGCATTCATTGCGGGTCGCGCGGCCTGGGGCACCAGATTGCCAAAGATTACCTGCCCATGATGGCAGAAGCAGCGCCCGATTTCGACATCAAACTACCCCACCGCGATATTGCCTGTGCCCCTATACAGTCAAAATTAGGTCAAGACTACCTTGGGGCCATGGGAGCAGGCATTAACTGCGCCCTTGCCAACCGTCAGGTAATCACCCACCTTGTGCGCCAATGCTTTGCCGATCTTTTACCGCAGGCTGATTTGCGACTGCTTTATGATGTGAGTCACAACACCTGCCAGCGTGAGGAATTTAAAATAAACGGCAAAAAGCGCAATCTCTGGGTACACCGCAAGGGAGCAACCCGCGCACTGGGGCCGGACCACCCGGAACTGCCCCGTGAATTCAAGAAACACGGCCAGCCGGTAATTATCGGTGGCAGCATGGGTACAGCCTCCTACATCCTTGCCGGAACAAAACAGGCTGCGGAAATCTCATTTTCTTCATGCTGCCACGGAGCCGGACGGGTTATGAGCCGAACCAAAGCGCGCAAGAATTTCAAAGGAAATAAAATCCAAAAAGAACTCGGCAGGCACGGAATCATCATTCGCAGCGGCTCAATCAAAGGTATTGCCGAGGAAGCCCCTCTTGCCTACAAGGATGTTAATATGATTGTCGAATCAACCCAAGCCGCCGGAATATCTGAAAAGGTTGCCCGATTGCGACCGATTTTATGCATAAAAGGCTGAAAATTGTAGTAATAGATTATGTTTTGGATTAAGTTATTCGGATGGAAAATATTGAAGCAATCAACAAAGACTGGCTGGCCTCCATGGTCTCCACCAAAAAAGAATTCCTGACCAAGCTTTTTGCCGTATTCCTGCACGATGAGCCTGCGCGGGTAGTCAAGATAAGGGAAGCCTTCGAAGCCGGACAAATGGACGAACTGAAATACCTTGCCCACTCTCTTAAAGGCGCCGCCGCCACCATGGGAGCCGACAGAGTCCGTGAAGCCTGTCTGAATTTGGAATACAGTGCCCGCGACGAAGACACGGAACTCTCAAAAAAGAACCTGCATATTCTTGAAGACGAAATGAAACTTGTTTACGATTTCATGAGCGAGTTCATTAAGTAACAAACCAGCTTAAATAAATTTAAATTTGAATTTCAGACTTTAAAAACCGGGATTTTCCCGGTTTTTTTACTTTATATTTCTTTATATTTTAATCGTCGTACCAATGGTAATCACCTTATCCGCCGGAATCCGCAAATAATCGAGCGGGTCTTCAGACATGGAACTAAACATGATAAAAAATTTACGCCTCAGCGGACGGTTTTTATTTTCCTTGTTGAACCGCAGCAACATCCTCCCGATGTAAAAATAACTGTCTGTGCTGCTCAGCCCAAGCTGATTCCATGATTGAACCAGTATTAAAGAAAGATTGGGTTTTTCCATAAAACCATAATTCACGGTCATCCAATAAATATTTTTATCAATATTTTTAAGCGTGATACGACTATGCGGATCAAGATAAGGCTCGCTGGAGGTATTCACCCGCAGAAAAACAAGTTTTTCATGCACAACACGGTTATTTCGCAAATGCTGTAAAAATGCATGGGGTACAAATTCCGATGCAGAAAGAAATACAGCCTCCCCCGGAACCTTTGCCAGCATGTACTTTTCAATTTCAGATTCCAGATCGGAAACTTCAAGACCCCGCTCCTGCAATCGCTCTCTGAGCTTTGCGCGGCCCCATATCCAGACAAACATCCCGTAGGCAATAAGCCCAGCCAGAAGGATGGGGAACCAGCCGCCCCCGGCAATCTTGGTGAAATTGACGAAGAAAAATCCAAGATCAAAGATCGCGAAAAATCCGGTCAGTATTGCGGCTAAAATCCACGGGCAGTTACGTATCTTGCGCAGGTAAAACCAGAATAGATAGGTAGTAACAACCATGGTTC
The window above is part of the Marinifilum sp. JC120 genome. Proteins encoded here:
- a CDS encoding RtcB family protein; this translates as MNIKLLKQEAPCRWRMDKYGSMRVDAVFFGDKNIILELDDTTVSQVRDVASLPGVVGPVCAMPDAHSGYGFPIGGVGAFDEKHGVVSAGGVGFDISCGVRTLTTGLTRQDLITCDEKLEDLLFKQIPSGTGVGGDIILEGDLLDEMLLGGASWAVGQGMGQPEDLGRIEGNGRNEFADPKKVPQRAKQRMRNQLGSLGSGNHYLEVQYVEEIYDAAKAAAFGVGIDDVVVSIHCGSRGLGHQIAKDYLPMMAEAAPDFDIKLPHRDIACAPIQSKLGQDYLGAMGAGINCALANRQVITHLVRQCFADLLPQADLRLLYDVSHNTCQREEFKINGKKRNLWVHRKGATRALGPDHPELPREFKKHGQPVIIGGSMGTASYILAGTKQAAEISFSSCCHGAGRVMSRTKARKNFKGNKIQKELGRHGIIIRSGSIKGIAEEAPLAYKDVNMIVESTQAAGISEKVARLRPILCIKG
- a CDS encoding Hpt domain-containing protein; translation: MENIEAINKDWLASMVSTKKEFLTKLFAVFLHDEPARVVKIREAFEAGQMDELKYLAHSLKGAAATMGADRVREACLNLEYSARDEDTELSKKNLHILEDEMKLVYDFMSEFIK
- a CDS encoding ACT domain-containing protein, with product MKCDQLSIFLENRAGRLAEVTRLLTENKVNIRALSLADTSDFGILRVIVSDFETAQKVLKEAGFTVGKTSVVAVEVDDQPGGLHNLLEMLRGSGINVEYMYAFVHQSGANAVIIFRFDRTDQAIELLTEKNIKMLPSEELCKL